In Kineococcus mangrovi, the following are encoded in one genomic region:
- a CDS encoding small basic family protein, producing MIAAVGLVVGVVLGVLLHPEVPVALQPYLPIAVVAALDAVFGGLRAVLDGIFDDKVFVVSFLSNAVVAALVVYLGDQLGVGSQLSTGVVVVLGVRIFSNVAAIRRHLFNA from the coding sequence GTGATCGCAGCGGTCGGACTCGTCGTCGGCGTCGTCCTGGGGGTGCTCCTGCACCCCGAGGTCCCCGTCGCCCTGCAGCCCTACCTGCCGATCGCCGTCGTCGCCGCGCTCGACGCCGTCTTCGGCGGTCTGCGCGCCGTGCTCGACGGCATCTTCGACGACAAGGTCTTCGTCGTGTCCTTCCTGTCCAACGCCGTCGTCGCGGCGCTCGTCGTCTACCTCGGCGACCAGCTCGGCGTCGGGTCCCAGCTGTCCACCGGGGTCGTCGTCGTGCTCGGCGTCCGGATCTTCTCCAACGTCGCCGCCATCCGCCGGCACCTGTTCAACGCCTGA
- a CDS encoding DUF881 domain-containing protein → MSERPTSATPVPGPWRRLRRAAAPRATRAQVLAGVLCAALGFGVVVQVRQTDTSGLADLRESDLVRILDDTTERGDRLAAEVQELEATRRELTEGSDRAAAAEQAAAARAREYGLLAGTLPAHGPGIVATITDPGSALRSTNLIQLVQELRDSGAEGIQVGGTRVVAQTAFADGSGGVLVDGRPERSPYVVTVIGDPSTLATALDIPGGVRETLRSAGADLDVQQRPGEDGVSLTALHAVSAPQYARPASPQQ, encoded by the coding sequence ATGAGCGAACGCCCGACGAGCGCGACCCCCGTCCCCGGCCCCTGGCGCCGGTTGCGGCGGGCCGCCGCCCCGCGGGCCACCCGCGCTCAGGTGCTGGCCGGGGTGCTCTGCGCCGCCCTGGGCTTCGGGGTCGTGGTGCAGGTCCGCCAGACGGACACCTCGGGCCTGGCGGACCTGCGCGAGAGCGACCTCGTCCGCATCCTCGACGACACGACCGAGCGCGGGGACCGGCTCGCCGCGGAGGTCCAGGAGCTGGAGGCCACCCGGCGGGAGCTGACCGAGGGTTCCGACCGCGCGGCCGCCGCCGAGCAGGCCGCGGCCGCCCGGGCCCGGGAGTACGGCCTGCTCGCCGGCACGCTGCCGGCCCACGGCCCCGGCATCGTCGCGACGATCACCGACCCCGGGTCGGCGCTGCGCTCCACGAACCTCATCCAGCTCGTGCAGGAGCTGCGCGACTCCGGGGCCGAGGGCATCCAGGTCGGGGGAACCCGCGTCGTCGCCCAGACGGCCTTCGCCGACGGCTCCGGGGGCGTCCTCGTCGACGGCCGCCCGGAGCGGTCCCCGTACGTCGTGACGGTCATCGGCGACCCCTCCACGCTCGCCACCGCGCTGGACATCCCCGGCGGGGTGCGCGAGACGCTGCGCTCGGCCGGGGCCGACCTGGACGTGCAGCAGCGGCCGGGGGAGGACGGCGTGTCGCTGACCGCCTTGCACGCCGTCTCGGCGCCTCAGTACGCTCGCCCGGCGTCGCCGCAGCAGTGA
- the gcvH gene encoding glycine cleavage system protein GcvH has translation MSNVPADLRYTSEHEWVRVEADGSVRVGITDHAQDQLGDVVYVSLPAEGEQVSAGGAVGEVESTKSVSEITAPVSGTVSGHNPGLETRPDLVNTDPYGEGWMFTITPADPSEVGGLLDAEAYTAHAG, from the coding sequence ATGTCGAACGTCCCCGCCGACCTGCGCTACACCAGCGAGCACGAGTGGGTGCGCGTGGAGGCCGACGGCTCCGTCCGCGTCGGGATCACCGACCACGCCCAGGACCAGCTCGGGGACGTCGTCTACGTCTCCCTGCCCGCCGAGGGCGAGCAGGTGAGCGCCGGTGGCGCGGTCGGCGAGGTGGAGTCGACCAAGAGCGTCAGCGAGATCACCGCACCGGTCTCGGGCACGGTGTCGGGCCACAACCCGGGTCTGGAGACGCGTCCGGACCTCGTCAACACCGACCCCTACGGCGAGGGCTGGATGTTCACCATCACCCCCGCCGACCCGTCGGAGGTCGGCGGGCTGCTCGACGCGGAGGCGTACACCGCCCACGCCGGCTGA
- a CDS encoding FHA domain-containing protein, translating into MSAPGSEPTNEPTGSEEGAPPGRPGQERPVDSTMSFAGLAVPEVHESAERGLTADDTEAIDALPAGSALLVVRRGPNAGSRFLLDAERTSAGRHQTSDIFLDDVTVSRRHAEFLRAPDPVTGPGFRVRDVGSLNGTYVNRERIDDVLLAVGDEVQIGKYRLEYHSSPQVRP; encoded by the coding sequence ATGTCCGCGCCGGGCTCTGAGCCGACCAACGAGCCGACGGGTTCGGAGGAGGGGGCCCCTCCCGGACGTCCGGGGCAGGAGCGGCCCGTGGACTCCACGATGTCCTTCGCCGGGCTCGCCGTCCCGGAGGTCCACGAGAGCGCCGAGCGCGGGCTCACGGCCGACGACACCGAGGCCATCGACGCCCTCCCCGCCGGCTCGGCGCTCCTCGTCGTGCGCCGGGGCCCGAACGCCGGCTCGCGGTTCTTGCTCGACGCCGAGCGCACCTCCGCCGGCCGGCACCAGACGAGCGACATCTTCCTCGACGACGTCACGGTCTCCCGCCGGCACGCCGAGTTCCTCCGGGCCCCGGACCCGGTGACGGGCCCGGGCTTCCGGGTCCGCGACGTCGGCAGCCTCAACGGCACCTACGTCAACCGGGAGCGGATCGACGACGTGCTGCTCGCCGTCGGCGACGAGGTCCAGATCGGCAAGTACCGCCTCGAGTACCACTCGAGCCCGCAGGTGCGTCCGTGA
- the ftsR gene encoding transcriptional regulator FtsR gives MSAAGARSLDPSQPRMTIGEVMAILSPDFSDLTISKIRFLEEQGLVEPGRTPSGYRKFSSDDVDRLRYVLSAQRDHYLPLKVIREHLEAVDRGLELPDPSDPSPRVPGTEPPATTGVERFDGRAAGLRLTRGELLRESGVEPELLDALEGFGVLSPAPGGPWYDGEALEVLRAAAALAAHGIEARHLRVFRTAADREVALADQVAAPRQRTGQRDQVAREVAAACLRLHTALVAGALGRTVR, from the coding sequence GTGAGCGCTGCGGGAGCGCGGTCGCTCGACCCGAGCCAACCCCGGATGACCATCGGGGAGGTCATGGCGATCCTGTCGCCGGACTTCTCCGACCTGACGATCTCGAAGATCCGCTTCCTCGAGGAGCAGGGCCTCGTCGAACCCGGGCGCACCCCGTCCGGGTACCGGAAGTTCTCCTCCGACGACGTGGACCGGTTGCGGTACGTGCTGTCGGCCCAGCGGGACCACTACCTGCCGCTGAAGGTCATCCGCGAGCACCTCGAGGCCGTGGACCGCGGCCTGGAGCTCCCCGACCCCTCCGACCCCTCCCCGCGGGTCCCGGGCACCGAGCCGCCCGCCACGACGGGGGTCGAGCGCTTCGACGGCCGCGCCGCGGGTCTGCGGCTCACGCGCGGTGAGCTGCTGCGCGAGTCCGGCGTCGAGCCCGAGCTGCTCGACGCGCTGGAGGGGTTCGGGGTCCTGTCCCCGGCCCCGGGTGGTCCCTGGTACGACGGCGAGGCCCTCGAGGTGCTGCGCGCCGCGGCCGCGCTCGCCGCGCACGGCATCGAGGCCCGGCACCTGCGGGTGTTCCGCACCGCGGCCGACCGCGAGGTCGCCCTGGCCGACCAGGTCGCGGCGCCGCGGCAGCGGACCGGCCAGCGCGATCAGGTGGCGCGCGAGGTCGCCGCGGCCTGCCTGCGGCTGCACACGGCCCTCGTCGCGGGTGCCCTCGGGCGCACCGTCCGCTGA
- a CDS encoding bifunctional nuclease family protein, with product MRALDVVGVRVEMPSNNPIVLLRERDGDRYLPIWIGAPEASAIAFAQQGVVPPRPLTHDLLKDVIEAVGRRVEEVRIVAVKDNVYYAELAFDGGLTVGSRTSDAIALALRVGCPIVGDDGVLDSGGVPVPDEDEDEVEKFREFLDHITPEDFESGSEER from the coding sequence GTGCGAGCGCTCGATGTCGTCGGTGTCAGGGTCGAGATGCCCTCCAACAACCCGATCGTCCTGCTGCGGGAACGCGACGGCGACCGGTACCTGCCGATTTGGATCGGTGCGCCCGAGGCCAGCGCCATCGCCTTCGCCCAGCAGGGCGTCGTCCCGCCCCGGCCGTTGACCCACGACCTGCTCAAGGACGTCATCGAGGCCGTCGGCCGCCGGGTCGAGGAGGTCCGGATCGTCGCGGTCAAGGACAACGTCTACTACGCCGAGCTGGCCTTCGACGGTGGGCTCACGGTCGGTTCGCGGACCTCCGACGCCATCGCGCTGGCGCTGCGCGTGGGGTGCCCGATCGTCGGCGACGACGGCGTGCTGGACTCCGGGGGCGTGCCCGTCCCCGACGAGGACGAGGACGAGGTGGAGAAGTTCCGCGAGTTCCTCGACCACATCACCCCCGAGGACTTCGAGTCCGGCTCGGAGGAGCGCTGA
- a CDS encoding MerR family transcriptional regulator: MSSGDAVAGSSRKVSRPVRAQGLLFAEDLPDLDDEVGYRGQTACKAAGITYRQLDYWARTGLVEPSVRGASGSGSQRLYGFRDILVLKVVKRLLDTGVSLHQIRVAVTHLRERGVDDLAQITLMSDGASVYECTSADEVIDLVQGGQGVFGIAVGRVWREVEGELASLPSERLAEHDQPGTDAPDPSVVLADELSRRRSAREAG, encoded by the coding sequence GTGAGCAGTGGCGACGCAGTCGCGGGGTCGTCGCGGAAGGTGTCCCGACCCGTGCGTGCACAAGGTCTCCTCTTCGCCGAGGACCTGCCCGATCTCGACGACGAGGTCGGGTACCGCGGGCAGACGGCCTGCAAGGCCGCCGGCATCACCTACCGCCAGCTCGACTACTGGGCCCGCACCGGGCTCGTCGAACCCAGCGTCCGCGGGGCCTCCGGCTCCGGGTCCCAGCGCCTGTACGGCTTCCGGGACATCCTGGTCCTCAAGGTCGTGAAGCGGCTCCTGGACACCGGCGTCTCGCTGCACCAGATCCGCGTCGCCGTGACCCACCTGCGCGAGCGCGGGGTCGACGACCTCGCGCAGATCACGCTCATGTCCGACGGCGCCAGCGTCTACGAGTGCACCTCGGCGGACGAGGTGATAGATCTCGTCCAGGGCGGGCAGGGTGTCTTCGGCATCGCCGTCGGCCGGGTGTGGCGCGAGGTGGAGGGTGAACTGGCCTCGCTGCCCAGCGAACGCCTCGCCGAGCACGACCAGCCCGGCACCGACGCACCCGACCCGTCCGTGGTCCTGGCCGACGAACTCTCGCGCCGGCGTTCCGCCCGCGAAGCCGGCTGA
- a CDS encoding ParA family protein: MITLAVCSAKGGVGKTSVVLGLASAALSRGTSTLVVDLDPQADATSGLDVSAHRDHDLAAVLESPKRRVAEDAVAPSGWVDDHPGLLDVVSGSASSARRDTPDADEEELKALRRALRKLDDHDLAILDTPPSLNGLTRSAWRAADAVLVVSDASRFSVAAVDRTLREVRSLRSAPRVVGIVVNRFTQRSGEQRFRLEELRELFGDLVLDPLPDRVSVPQSQGAGVALHTLKPRTAKALAAQFETLLDRVLTP, translated from the coding sequence GTGATCACCCTCGCCGTCTGCAGTGCCAAGGGCGGTGTCGGGAAGACCTCGGTCGTGCTCGGTCTCGCGTCGGCCGCCCTCAGCCGCGGGACCAGCACCCTCGTGGTCGACCTCGACCCGCAGGCGGACGCGACGTCGGGCCTGGACGTGAGTGCCCACCGGGACCACGACCTCGCCGCGGTCCTGGAGTCCCCCAAGCGCCGCGTCGCCGAGGACGCGGTCGCACCCAGCGGCTGGGTCGACGACCACCCGGGGCTGCTCGACGTCGTCAGCGGGTCCGCCTCCTCCGCGCGCCGGGACACCCCCGACGCCGACGAGGAGGAGCTCAAGGCCCTGCGGCGCGCGCTGCGCAAGCTCGACGACCACGACCTCGCGATCCTGGACACCCCACCCTCGCTCAACGGCCTCACGCGCTCGGCGTGGCGCGCCGCGGACGCCGTCCTCGTGGTCTCCGACGCCAGCCGCTTCTCGGTCGCCGCCGTGGACCGCACGCTGCGCGAGGTGCGGTCGCTGCGCTCCGCGCCCCGGGTCGTCGGCATCGTCGTCAACCGCTTCACCCAGCGCTCGGGGGAGCAGCGCTTCCGCCTGGAGGAACTGCGGGAGCTGTTCGGCGACCTCGTGCTGGACCCGCTGCCGGACCGCGTGTCCGTCCCGCAGTCCCAGGGCGCGGGGGTCGCGCTGCACACGTTGAAGCCTCGGACCGCCAAGGCGCTCGCCGCGCAGTTCGAGACCCTGCTCGACCGGGTGCTCACCCCCTGA
- the gcvP gene encoding aminomethyl-transferring glycine dehydrogenase: protein MTSPSLPASTELPEFTPEPAALPFSARHIGPGAAAVARMLDVVGLSSLDELVDRAVPAGIRDGVLDLPEALDETSVTAALRALAGRNRVVPSLIGLGYHGTRTPAVVRRNVLEDPAWYTAYTPYQPEISQGRLEALLNFQTAVTDLTGLDIANASLLDEGTAAAEAVTLARRTSKAPEGAVFAVDADVLPQTLAVLRTRAVPLGIELALVDLDAPDPLAGVGDVFGLLVQYPGTSGRVRDLAAVVADAKARGAVTVAAADLLALTVLVPPAEFGVDVAVGSSQRFGVPMGAGGPHAAYMAVRKGLERSLPGRLVGVSVDADGNAAYRLALQTREQHIRRDKATSNICTAQVLLAVMAGCYAVWHGPDGLRAIGLQVARRAAALAQQLRDGGVEVVHAEFFDTVLARVPGRADEVVAAALEAGVNLRRVDADHVGITVDETTSEAHVAAALRGFGLAVAEVAAEPALPAPLRRTSGFLTHPVFSQHRSETAMLRYLSRLSDADYALDRGAIPLGSCTMKLNATTELEPISWPEFADLHPYAPADQLAGTAELVADLERWLAEVTGYDAVSLQPNAGSQGEFAGLLAIRAYHVAQGRRERTICLIPSSAHGTNAASAVMAGLKVVVVACDEAGDVDLDDLRAKVSQHADDLAALMVTYPSTHGVYEESIREVCALVHDAGGQVYVDGANLNALVGLARPGKFGADVSHLNLHKTFCIPHGGGGPGVGPVAVRSHLAPFLPSTAPDAGGVGMVSAAPFGSAGILPIPWAYLRLMGPDGLRAATVQAVLSANYVATRLSGAFPVLYRGPGGLVAHECILDLRPLTKATGVTVDDVAKRLIDHGFHAPTMSFPVAGTLMVEPTESEDLAELDRFCDAMLAIAAEVQDVADGRWAVEDSPLRHAPHTAASLVGEWDHPYTRAEAVYPAGMDPRTKYWPPVRRIDGAAGDRNLVCSCPPLSEYGGARG, encoded by the coding sequence ATGACCTCGCCGTCCCTGCCCGCGTCCACCGAGCTGCCCGAGTTCACCCCCGAACCCGCCGCCCTGCCGTTCAGCGCCCGCCACATCGGGCCCGGTGCGGCGGCCGTGGCCCGCATGCTCGACGTCGTGGGGTTGTCCTCCCTCGACGAGCTCGTCGACCGGGCGGTCCCCGCGGGCATCCGCGACGGCGTCCTCGACCTGCCCGAGGCGCTCGACGAGACGTCGGTGACGGCGGCCCTGCGGGCCCTCGCCGGCCGCAACCGCGTCGTGCCCTCCCTCATCGGGCTCGGCTACCACGGCACCCGCACACCCGCCGTCGTGCGCCGCAACGTCCTGGAGGACCCCGCCTGGTACACGGCGTACACGCCGTACCAGCCCGAGATCTCCCAGGGCCGCCTCGAGGCCCTGCTGAACTTCCAGACCGCGGTCACCGACCTCACCGGCCTGGACATCGCCAACGCCTCCCTGCTCGACGAGGGCACCGCCGCGGCCGAGGCCGTGACGCTGGCCCGGCGCACCTCCAAGGCGCCGGAGGGGGCCGTGTTCGCCGTCGACGCCGACGTCCTGCCGCAGACGCTCGCGGTGCTGCGCACCCGCGCCGTGCCGCTGGGCATCGAGCTGGCGCTCGTCGACCTCGACGCGCCCGACCCGCTCGCCGGGGTCGGTGACGTGTTCGGGCTCCTCGTGCAGTACCCGGGCACCTCGGGCCGGGTCCGCGACCTGGCGGCCGTCGTCGCCGACGCGAAGGCCCGCGGTGCCGTCACCGTCGCCGCGGCCGACCTGCTCGCCCTCACCGTCCTCGTCCCGCCGGCCGAGTTCGGCGTCGACGTGGCCGTCGGGTCCAGCCAGCGCTTCGGCGTCCCCATGGGGGCGGGGGGGCCGCACGCGGCGTACATGGCCGTCCGCAAGGGCCTGGAACGGTCCCTGCCCGGGCGCCTCGTCGGCGTCTCCGTCGACGCCGACGGGAACGCGGCCTACCGCCTGGCGCTGCAGACGCGCGAGCAGCACATCCGCCGCGACAAGGCGACGTCGAACATCTGCACCGCCCAGGTGCTGCTGGCCGTCATGGCCGGGTGCTACGCCGTCTGGCACGGCCCGGACGGCCTGCGCGCCATCGGTCTGCAGGTGGCCCGCCGCGCCGCGGCCCTCGCGCAGCAGCTGCGCGACGGTGGCGTCGAGGTCGTGCACGCGGAGTTCTTCGACACCGTCCTGGCGCGCGTGCCCGGCCGGGCGGACGAGGTGGTCGCCGCCGCCCTGGAGGCGGGCGTGAACCTGCGCCGCGTCGACGCCGACCACGTCGGGATCACCGTCGACGAGACGACCTCGGAGGCGCACGTCGCCGCGGCCCTGCGCGGTTTCGGGCTCGCCGTGGCCGAGGTGGCCGCCGAACCCGCCCTGCCCGCACCCCTGCGCCGCACGTCGGGGTTCCTCACCCACCCGGTGTTCTCCCAGCACCGGTCCGAGACGGCCATGCTGCGCTACCTCAGCCGGCTGTCCGACGCCGACTACGCCCTCGACCGCGGCGCGATCCCGCTGGGCTCGTGCACGATGAAGCTCAACGCGACGACCGAGCTGGAGCCGATCTCCTGGCCCGAGTTCGCCGACCTGCACCCGTACGCGCCCGCCGACCAGCTCGCGGGCACCGCCGAACTCGTCGCCGACCTCGAGCGCTGGCTCGCCGAGGTGACCGGTTACGACGCGGTCTCGCTGCAGCCCAACGCCGGTTCGCAGGGCGAGTTCGCCGGGCTCCTGGCGATCCGCGCCTACCACGTGGCGCAGGGGCGCCGCGAGCGCACGATCTGCCTCATCCCGAGCTCGGCGCACGGCACGAACGCCGCCAGCGCGGTCATGGCCGGGTTGAAGGTCGTCGTCGTGGCGTGCGACGAGGCCGGCGACGTCGACCTCGACGACCTGCGCGCCAAGGTCTCCCAGCACGCCGACGACCTCGCCGCGCTCATGGTCACCTACCCCTCGACCCACGGGGTCTACGAGGAGTCGATCCGCGAGGTCTGCGCCCTCGTCCACGACGCCGGCGGTCAGGTCTACGTCGACGGCGCGAACCTCAACGCCCTCGTCGGCCTGGCCCGTCCCGGGAAGTTCGGCGCCGACGTCTCGCACCTGAACCTGCACAAGACGTTCTGCATCCCCCACGGCGGCGGCGGCCCGGGCGTCGGCCCGGTCGCGGTCCGCTCCCACCTCGCGCCGTTCCTGCCCTCGACCGCCCCGGACGCGGGTGGCGTCGGGATGGTCTCGGCCGCCCCGTTCGGGTCCGCGGGGATCCTGCCGATCCCGTGGGCGTACCTGCGGCTCATGGGCCCGGACGGCCTGCGCGCCGCGACCGTCCAGGCGGTGCTGTCCGCGAACTACGTCGCGACCCGGCTGTCCGGGGCGTTCCCGGTCCTGTACCGGGGCCCGGGCGGGCTCGTCGCCCACGAGTGCATCCTCGACCTGCGCCCCCTGACGAAGGCCACCGGCGTCACGGTCGACGACGTCGCGAAGCGGCTCATCGACCACGGGTTCCACGCCCCGACCATGTCCTTCCCCGTCGCGGGCACGCTCATGGTCGAACCCACCGAGAGCGAGGACCTGGCCGAGCTGGACCGGTTCTGCGACGCGATGCTCGCCATCGCCGCCGAGGTGCAGGACGTCGCCGACGGCCGCTGGGCCGTGGAGGACTCCCCGCTGCGGCACGCCCCGCACACGGCGGCCTCCCTGGTGGGGGAGTGGGACCACCCCTACACGCGGGCCGAGGCCGTCTACCCCGCCGGGATGGACCCGCGCACGAAGTACTGGCCGCCGGTGCGCCGCATCGACGGGGCGGCCGGGGACCGCAACCTCGTGTGCTCCTGCCCGCCGCTGTCGGAGTACGGAGGGGCGCGTGGGTAG
- a CDS encoding NfeD family protein, whose translation MITVEFLDAVLDRSWLLWIAAALVLGILEITAIDLVFAMLAGGALAGAAADALGLGFVGQVLVSAAVAGLLIGTIRPVLLRRLRMPPVGTTNSAALVGRPAIVLADVTVRGGQVKLAGETWSARSAGPAFAAGVDVVVTAIDGATAVVGPLPAAPPPTAVPEEP comes from the coding sequence GTGATCACCGTGGAGTTCCTCGACGCCGTGCTCGACCGCAGCTGGTTGCTGTGGATCGCGGCGGCGCTCGTCCTGGGGATCCTCGAGATCACCGCGATCGACCTGGTCTTCGCCATGCTCGCCGGCGGTGCCCTCGCAGGCGCCGCCGCCGACGCGCTCGGCCTGGGTTTCGTCGGGCAGGTGCTCGTGTCGGCCGCCGTCGCCGGGCTGCTCATCGGGACCATCCGGCCCGTCCTGCTGCGCCGGCTGCGGATGCCACCGGTCGGCACGACGAACTCCGCCGCGCTCGTCGGGCGGCCCGCGATCGTCCTCGCCGACGTCACCGTCCGCGGCGGGCAGGTCAAGCTCGCCGGTGAGACGTGGTCGGCGCGTTCGGCGGGTCCGGCCTTCGCGGCGGGGGTCGACGTCGTGGTCACCGCGATCGACGGCGCCACCGCCGTCGTCGGACCCCTGCCCGCAGCCCCACCGCCGACGGCCGTCCCGGAGGAACCCTGA
- a CDS encoding SPFH domain-containing protein — MDNVVTLIVLVLVVLFVVTIVIRTIRIVPQATAVIVERLGRYSRTLDAGLHFLVPFIDKVRANVDLREQVVSFPPQPVITSDNLVVSIDTVIYYQPTDPKSATYEIANYIQGIEQLTVTTLRNVIGSLDLEQTLTSRDQINGQLRGVLDDATGRWGIRVNRVELKAIDPPASVQDSMEKQMRAERDRRAAILNAEGLKQSQILTAEGEKQSQILRAEGQAQAAILKSQGEAKAITQVFDAIHRGDPDPKLLAYQYLQTLPQIARGDANKVWIVPSELNDALKGFGSMFSAHGGADGGAGGAGGDGDAPRRRADREDAPHDTGLPDVVLEDPAEALKRAREEAAGATRDAEGATRLGKDE; from the coding sequence ATGGACAACGTCGTGACCCTCATCGTCCTGGTGCTCGTCGTCCTGTTCGTGGTGACGATCGTCATCCGGACGATCCGCATCGTCCCGCAGGCCACGGCCGTGATCGTCGAACGGCTCGGGCGCTACTCACGCACCCTGGACGCCGGTCTGCACTTCCTCGTGCCGTTCATCGACAAGGTGCGCGCGAACGTCGACCTGCGCGAGCAGGTCGTCTCGTTCCCGCCGCAGCCGGTCATCACGTCCGACAACCTCGTCGTGAGCATCGACACGGTCATCTACTACCAGCCGACCGACCCGAAGTCGGCGACGTACGAGATCGCGAACTACATCCAGGGCATCGAGCAGCTCACGGTGACGACCCTGCGCAACGTCATCGGCTCGCTCGACCTCGAGCAGACGCTGACCAGCCGCGACCAGATCAACGGCCAGCTGCGCGGGGTCCTCGACGACGCCACCGGCCGCTGGGGGATCCGCGTCAACCGCGTGGAGCTCAAGGCGATCGACCCGCCGGCGAGCGTGCAGGACTCGATGGAGAAGCAGATGCGCGCCGAACGCGACCGGCGCGCCGCGATCTTGAACGCCGAGGGCCTGAAGCAGTCGCAGATCCTCACCGCCGAGGGCGAGAAGCAGTCCCAGATCCTGCGGGCCGAGGGTCAGGCGCAGGCCGCGATCCTGAAGTCCCAGGGCGAGGCGAAGGCCATCACCCAGGTGTTCGACGCCATCCACCGCGGCGACCCCGACCCCAAGCTGCTGGCCTACCAGTACCTGCAGACGCTGCCGCAGATCGCCCGCGGTGACGCGAACAAGGTCTGGATCGTCCCCAGCGAGCTCAACGACGCCCTCAAGGGGTTCGGCTCGATGTTCTCCGCCCACGGCGGTGCCGACGGGGGTGCCGGGGGTGCCGGGGGTGACGGGGACGCGCCGCGCCGCCGCGCCGACCGCGAGGACGCACCGCACGACACCGGTCTGCCCGACGTCGTGCTGGAGGACCCGGCCGAAGCCCTCAAGCGGGCCCGCGAGGAGGCCGCCGGCGCCACCCGCGACGCCGAGGGCGCCACTCGGCTCGGCAAGGACGAGTAG
- a CDS encoding cryptochrome/photolyase family protein, producing the protein MDVVTPDELPERSPRTRRWLFADQLGPHFLDAPRQPVLLVESVDVFRRGRFHRRKAHLVLSALRHRAAELGDQAVLVRARTYREGLAECGEPVSVCDPTSYAARRLVRRLDDVEVLASRGFVVSEGQFAHWAGRRGGKRLLMEDFYRDVRRHHGLLMDGDKPLGGSWNYDHDNRQGPPKERTALDVREPWWPTEDEIDEEVRADLDRWEREEGVEFTGADGPRRFAVTRREALSGLRRFLTDRLEQFGVYEDAMMAQDPWMSHSLLSVPMNLGLLDPVEVARRAQEHGREHDVRLASVEGFVRQVVGWRSYTWHLYWHLGEDYKQRNALDARTELPRWFADLDADAVTANCLHHVLAGVRDEGWAHHIPRLMVLGNWGLQRGYHPADLADWFWRNFVDGYDWVMTTNVVGMSQHADHGVLATKPYASGGAYIDRMSDFCGGCRYDPKVRVGEDACPFTAGYWNFLAGHREQLEGNRRMTQALRGLDRLRDLDGVLHQESERGSAPP; encoded by the coding sequence GTGGACGTGGTGACCCCTGACGAGCTGCCGGAGCGGTCCCCGCGCACCCGGCGCTGGCTGTTCGCCGACCAGCTCGGCCCGCACTTCCTCGACGCCCCCCGCCAGCCGGTGCTGCTCGTGGAGTCCGTGGACGTCTTCCGCCGGGGCCGCTTCCACCGCCGCAAGGCCCACCTCGTCCTGTCCGCGCTGCGGCACCGGGCCGCCGAGCTGGGGGACCAGGCCGTCCTCGTGCGCGCCCGCACCTACCGCGAGGGGCTGGCGGAGTGCGGGGAACCCGTCAGCGTGTGCGACCCCACCTCCTACGCCGCGCGCCGCCTCGTCCGACGCCTGGACGACGTCGAGGTCCTCGCCTCGCGCGGGTTCGTCGTCTCGGAGGGGCAGTTCGCGCACTGGGCCGGCCGGCGCGGCGGGAAGCGCCTGCTCATGGAGGACTTCTACCGCGACGTGCGGCGCCACCACGGGCTGCTCATGGACGGTGACAAGCCCCTCGGCGGGTCCTGGAACTACGACCACGACAACCGGCAGGGGCCGCCGAAGGAGCGGACGGCGCTCGACGTCCGCGAACCCTGGTGGCCCACCGAGGACGAGATCGACGAGGAGGTCCGCGCGGACCTGGACCGCTGGGAGCGCGAGGAGGGCGTGGAGTTCACCGGCGCCGACGGGCCGCGGCGGTTCGCCGTCACCCGCCGGGAGGCGCTGAGCGGCCTGCGCCGGTTCCTCACCGACCGGCTGGAGCAGTTCGGCGTCTACGAGGACGCGATGATGGCCCAGGACCCGTGGATGTCGCACTCGTTGCTGTCGGTGCCGATGAACCTCGGCCTGCTCGACCCCGTCGAGGTCGCCCGCAGGGCCCAGGAGCACGGCCGTGAGCACGACGTCCGGCTCGCCTCGGTGGAGGGTTTCGTCCGGCAGGTCGTGGGCTGGCGCTCCTACACCTGGCACCTGTACTGGCACCTGGGGGAGGACTACAAGCAGCGCAACGCGTTGGACGCCCGGACGGAGCTGCCGCGGTGGTTCGCCGACCTCGACGCGGACGCCGTGACGGCGAACTGCCTGCACCACGTCCTGGCCGGGGTCCGCGACGAGGGGTGGGCGCACCACATCCCGCGGCTCATGGTGCTGGGCAACTGGGGCCTGCAGCGCGGGTACCACCCGGCCGACCTCGCGGACTGGTTCTGGCGGAACTTCGTCGACGGCTACGACTGGGTCATGACGACGAACGTGGTCGGCATGTCCCAGCACGCCGACCACGGGGTGCTGGCCACGAAGCCCTACGCCTCCGGGGGCGCCTACATCGACCGGATGAGCGACTTCTGCGGGGGCTGTCGCTACGATCCGAAGGTGCGGGTCGGTGAGGACGCCTGCCCGTTCACCGCCGGCTACTGGAACTTCCTGGCCGGGCACCGCGAGCAGCTCGAGGGGAACCGGCGGATGACGCAGGCCCTGCGCGGCCTGGACCGGCTGCGCGACCTCGACGGGGTGCTGCACCAGGAGAGCGAGAGAGGGAGTGCTCCACCGTGA